Below is a window of Theropithecus gelada isolate Dixy chromosome 15, Tgel_1.0, whole genome shotgun sequence DNA.
TCGTGTCTGTCACAGAATCCCAAGTCTGGCTGTTAAGCTTGACACGCTGCTGCTATTCCGGGCTTGCCCCTCAGCTCCCACCCTCACTCTAAGTCCCCACAACTCTAAATGACACATTCTAAGGCCGTCCTTGGCAGAACAGTGAGGAACATGAAATGTGTGCCTTGGGGCCCAGTGCTTTTGTGCAATTCCCCTGGGGTGTCAGTGCCGTCCTTGGGCAGCGCAGGCATGGTCACTGGAGGTGGAGAGGAGCAGAGCTCTGCCTCAAACGTGGGCCCTGAGCCCTCAGCCTGGCCCTGACCCAACCTCAGACCCAACACTGTGAGTGCAGCTGCACCCGGCCCAGAGTTGGGTTTTAATCATGTTTCCCCCTCCTCTGAGATCTCATCTTCCTggtctgtgctttttcttttcttagaatcggaatctttttttttcttttttaaacaaattctaaCTTGCCCCGTAGTCTTACCGCCCACCCCTACAACAACTTTATCCTGTTTCCTTCCCTCAACCCCCCACAGCTTTTCTGGCTCCCATGGAGTGCACACTCGGCCACCGTGGCCGGAGCCTCGCAGAGCCTGGctcatttgttgaatggatgactCTGATTATAGCAGGTATTCAGTAAGCCACTCTTGTTAAATTAGTGAAAATAAACGATGTTACTCTTTAGAGGTGTCTaggttcctttttttcccccatcaccTGTCCTCTTTCACCTCCTCTTTGGGCCCTGGCTTCCCTTAGAGACCCTCTTTCTCAAGGTCCCAGACTCACGAGGAGTGCAGTGTTCACATCTCACGCAGGcgctcaggaaggaaggaagtcactGAGACAGAGCTCAGTGGCCCAAATGGTTTCTGCTCCCTCACCTCACACCTCCTACCTCAGGGCTTCCTTCGGTTCCGGCCCTGCCCCACGAGGCAGGACCACCTTTGTCCTGGACAGACAGACCTGCTAGCCTCTGCTCTACAGTTCTGCCGGCCTTGGCCCTGGCTGTCCTCACACGAGtgccccctcccttctctcctcccttagCCCCGCCTCCTTCCTCTAGCCCCATAGCCCTGGACACGGTACACACAGACCAGAGCCTTGGCTCAAAGGCAAACAAAAGGAACTGCCTGGCTCTCCATGGCTGTGGCCAGCACCTTCATACCAGGGCTCAACCCTCAGAACCCTCATTATATCCCGGGGTAAGACTCCCACCCAGAACTCCCCACTTGCTGCTGGGAGTAGGGATATAAGGTGGAGGAATTAAGCTGCTTAGAGCGTGGGGCCAAGCGGACAGGttggtttgggaggctgaggtctcTATGGTGTTGGATGGAAAAGGAGAAGCAAGGGACGAGTGAGACCCCAGATCTGCCCCGAAGCTTTGTGTTGTTCTCTCCATGGGAACAGGGTAACAGCAGAGAGGAATGGTCGAAAGCCCAGGCAGAGAACTTAGAAATGCCTGCTCCAAATGTATACACTGCTGAGTCCAGAAAGACCAGGGCTCCAGAGGTCTCTGCTTCTGCCTCTGGGGATGGCGGGGCAGGACGATTCTGGTGAGTGGGTGAGTCTGTGCTGCAGGTACACTGGACACTGCCCACTACTTCGGTTCAGCATGGGCCAGACCTATGGACAGGTGACTGGTCAGCTACTTCGAGACTCTCCTGGGCTAGCCTGGCCCCCTGTCCACCGCACACTTCTGCCTCCCATTCGGCCTCCAAGATCTCCTGAGGTTCCCAGGGAGAGCCTACCTCTCAGGCATGGGCATAAAAGGCTCAGCTCCAGCATGATCCCTGGGTACACAGGTTTGTACACAGGTATGCCCAGGTGCCCCTCCCAGGAGCACATGTTCCAAACACTAATGAGTCTTCCTTGTCCCCGCATGCCCAGGTTTTGTACCCCGGGCACAGTTCATCTTTGCCAAGAACTGCAGCCAGGTCTGGGCCGAGGCTCTGAGTGACTTTACTCACTTGCATGGAAAGCAAGGGAGTGAAGAGCTGCCAAAGGAGGCCAAGGGAAGAAAGGACACAGAGAAGGACCAGGTACCAGAGCCAGAGGGGCAGCTGGAGGAGCAGCCAGCACTGGAGGTGGTGGAACAAGTGAGACCAAGAAGCTGGTGGGGAGTGtggaggggtgggagtgggggcctTACTGTGTGTCCGGGCAGTGGTGGGGATGGTGGGGGCAGCCATGAGTAGTGTGGCTGTGGGTTCAGGGGATGTGCGCTTGACTGtcagctccgcctccctgggAGATTGTGTGAGAGCACAGGGGCTTCTCTCACAGGCTTCTCCCTACTCCATGGATGACAGGGATCCTCGCAAGTTCACGTCAGGTGAGAGCTGGGGATTAGGATCAGAGGCGTGGGGAGGCCCCAGGATGCCTTGGCTCAGTGTCCCCATCCCCAGGCTTCACCGGCTATGTGCCCCGCGCCCGCTTCCTCTTCGGCTCCAGCTTTCCTGTGCTCAGCAACGAGGCACTGCAGGAATCTGGACAGAAGCACTCACCAGGCAGTGCCCAGAAGGACCCCAAATATCTCCCCCCACTTCCCAGGACATACCCTCAGAACCTGGGTCTTTTACCTAACTATGGGGGCTATGTGCCAGGTGAGAAGAGCCCCCAGGGAGGTTTTGGGGACTGGAATGTTTGTGTGGGTATGGGGGTGGGGTGGTTTGTGGGGGTTGGAACTGATAGATATGGGAGGGCTCAGATCATGTGGTTCAGCTTTATCATTaggcagaaaaggaaactgaggtagcTACCCAGTGAGGAGTTCAGATTTTAGAGGGTCGTTTGGAGGTCTAGCCAACTGGCTGAGAATTAAATGGCTTTGCCATGCCACTGGCTACACATGACACTGTCTTGGCCACACAGGGTATAAGTTCCAGTTTGGCCACACATTTGGCCATCTCACCCATGATGCTCTGGGCCTCAGCACCTTCCAGAAGCAGCTCTTGGCTTAGGCCCCTGGATATCAAGTTCCCTTCCCTTTTCATCCTATCCCAGCCATCCTTTTGGAAGGGAGAAAGGTGGGTGGGAGGAGCATAAAGAGAAAATGGTCTGGAGGCTGAGCACCTTTTTTATTAAtaggtataataaataaataaataaatacataaacagacGCCTgggctcctcctccctcttctgatGACCAGGCACTGGCCATAGCCTATTTACAGCTGGGGGGCTTAGGGATCTGGCCCCAATACTGTTACCCATCCTCATCTCCACCTGGCCTAGGGAATCCTGTAGATGGCTTTCTAGGCCACCTGCCTCCAGGGGGACTTGCTTGTCTTCACCCATGGAAAGGTTGACCCAGACGGGCCAGGGAAATCCTGGCAGCCCAGTGCTGCATCCTGTCCCTCCTTTCCTGGGTGGAGGTCTGGACGAGGCCACTGGGGCAGTTAAGGGGGCGTAATTAATACTGAGCACAGGGAGCAGGTGCCAGCACAGGGATACGTGGCCCCAGCTCTCAGTCTACTCTGCAGCCAAGCCAATGGCTTGGGAAGGGCTCTCAGGCTCTGAGTCTGGGGGTTATGAGGGTCCCTGAGGCCACCAGCATGCACAGGGCCTCAGTTTTGGCTGCTTCCAGGGGTTGGACTTGGAGTTGGGGTCAATGTCACGTAGGCCAGGGGCACCAGGCCAGAGTCAGGGCCACGGCTGCAGCGCAGCCAGTCTCCTCCAGCTTGCCCCAGCACTCGTAGGATGTCTCCTTTGTGGAAGCTCAGCTGTCCAGGGCCGGTGGCCAGGTGGTGGCACAGTGCCTGCGCCTCACTGGGGAAACAGCACATGGAGGTCAGAGAAACCCCATCAAAAGCCAACTGCAGTCCCTCAGCCCTTCCATTTCCCCAGGCTCACCATGGAGggctggagggcagggctggAGAGAGTGGCTCCTGCAGGCTCTCTTTGGGCTCTGGCTCCCGGCGGGCACCCACTGTCTGTGCCACTAGTTGGAACATGGACTTGTCCAGGCTCAGCCAGTCCGAGGGGAGCCTAGGGACAGCAGCTGGACTCAGGCTCTGCCCATGCCCTGGCTTACAGCAGGCTCCCTACTCCCTCCATCCCTACCATGGGCAGGCTCTCACCTGTTTGTGGGCCGGGCCTCCCGCTGGGCTTTTCGGGAGCCAAAGAGGTGTCCCCACTTGATGCCTCCAGGTGAAGGCTCTGAGGCCCCTTCCTCATTTTCTGCTGGTGGGGCAGCAGGCCCTTCCCTCTCCCGACTGCGCCTCAGCTCAGCCAGCACAGAGTCAGGGGGGCTCCCCATCCAGAAGGGCCAGCCCCTTTCCCGGCCCAGGGCCTCCTCAGAGGCAGGGCAGGCCTCAGCCCCCTCCACTACTCCCTCTCGGGGTGGTGGAGCCTGGGGAGgccccccacctcctgcccctttctttttctcactgcTGCTATTGCTGCTACCACGAGGGAACCTGGAACCCTCAGTGGAGCCATCAATGTAGACCTGGGAGCTCTGCATCAGCTGGTACCACCAGCCGGCCTGCCCACCTCGGGCCCACCTGCCACGCCCTGAGCCCCCGGCTGCCTCTGCCacctcttctgtctcttcttcttcctcttcctcttcctcttctccacctTCTGAGGCACCCACGCCCTTCACCCGCTCCCCTTGGGCTGCCCTGTCCATGTCTCCAGGGCCCTCCTGGCCCCGGGCCCGGGCCAGCTGCAGCGTGGAGTGGGCAGACAGCAGCAGGTCCTGGGACACCCGCAGCAGTTCCTtgtgctgccgctgctgctgcccACTTTGCAGCAGCCGGTGCTGGAATAGCAAGTCGAGGCTGAAGGGCAGCAGGGCCAGGGgctgtagcagcagcagcagctcctcaAAGAGGCTGGGACACACGGTATGAGCTGCACTCAGGAAGCCCCAGGGCTGGTAGTGGGTCTGGATGATGTctaggggaaaagagagagggactGATCCACACAGAGAAGCAGAGCCTGGCCCAAGTGGGACTTTGAAAGACAGCCTGGGCAGAGCTGTGGCAGACAGCGGCGCAGGCTGTGCACCAGTCAACTTGCATGTACTAAGTGTAAACGCTGCCACCCACAGCTGTGCAGTGCCTAAACCCTCCAACCCCAGGCGGTGGCCCTGAGTTTAGAGGAGTGAGATGCTGGGATTCCTGGCCACCCTGACTCCCAGATTGCTGGAGTATCCTGCTGGCtccaaggttttttgttttgtttttgaga
It encodes the following:
- the FAM166B gene encoding protein FAM166B isoform X1, with the protein product MAVASTFIPGLNPQNPHYIPGYTGHCPLLRFSMGQTYGQVTGQLLRDSPGLAWPPVHRTLLPPIRPPRSPEVPRESLPLRHGHKRLSSSMIPGYTGFVPRAQFIFAKNCSQVWAEALSDFTHLHGKQGSEELPKEAKGRKDTEKDQVPEPEGQLEEQPALEVVEQASPYSMDDRDPRKFTSAFLCSATRHCRNLDRSTHQAVPRRTPNISPHFPGHTLRTWVFYLTMGAMCQGISSSLATHLAISPMMLWASAPSRSSSWLRPLDIKFPSLFILSQPSFWKGERWVGGA
- the FAM166B gene encoding protein FAM166B isoform X3, which codes for MAVASTFIPGLNPQNPHYIPGYTGHCPLLRFSMGQTYGQVTGQLLRDSPGLAWPPVHRTLLPPIRPPRSPEVPRESLPLRHGHKRLSSSMIPGYTGFVPRAQFIFAKNCSQVWAEALSDFTHLHGKQGSEELPKEAKGRKDTEKDQVPEPEGQLEEQPALEVVEQVRPRSWWGVGFSHRLLPTPWMTGILASSRQALQESGQKHSPGSAQKDPKYLPPLPRTYPQNLGLLPNYGGYVPGYKFQFGHTFGHLTHDALGLSTFQKQLLA
- the FAM166B gene encoding protein FAM166B isoform X4 encodes the protein MAVASTFIPGLNPQNPHYIPGYTGHCPLLRFSMGQTYGQVTGQLLRDSPGLAWPPVHRTLLPPIRPPRSPEVPRESLPLRHGHKRLSSSMIPGYTGFVPRAQFIFAKNCSQVWAEALSDFTHLHGKQGSEELPKEAKGRKDTEKDQVPEPEGQLEEQPALEVVEQASPYSMDDRDPRKFTSGTAGIWTEALTRQCPEGPQISPPTSQDIPSEPGSFT
- the FAM166B gene encoding protein FAM166B isoform X2, with protein sequence MAVASTFIPGLNPQNPHYIPGYTGHCPLLRFSMGQTYGQVTGQLLRDSPGLAWPPVHRTLLPPIRPPRSPEVPRESLPLRHGHKRLSSSMIPGYTGFVPRAQFIFAKNCSQVWAEALSDFTHLHGKQGSEELPKEAKGRKDTEKDQVPEPEGQLEEQPALEVVEQASPYSMDDRDPRKFTSGFTGYVPRARFLFGSSFPVLSNEALQESGQKHSPGSAQKDPKYLPPLPRTYPQNLGLLPNYGGYVPGYKFQFGHTFGHLTHDALGLSTFQKQLLA
- the RUSC2 gene encoding iporin isoform X2, yielding MATRPSNANHLSPQALKWREYRRKNPLGPPGLSGILDRRSQEARLARRNPIFEFPGSLSAASHLNCRLNGQAVKPFPLTCPDFQDPFSLTEKPPAEFCLSPDGSSEAISIDLLQKKGLVKAVNTAVDLIVAHFGTSRDPGVKAKLGNSSVSPNVGHLVLKYLCPAVRAVLEDGLKAFVLDVIIGQRKNMPWSVVEASTQLGPSTKVLHGLYNKVSQFPELTSHTMRFNAFILGLLNIRSLEFWFNHLYNHEDIIQTHYQPWGFLSAAHTVCPSLFEELLLLLQPLALLPFSLDLLFQHRLLQSGQQQRQHKELLRVSQDLLLSAHSTLQLARARGQEGPGDMDRAAQGERVKGVGASEGGEEEEEEEEEETEEVAEAAGGSGRGRWARGGQAGWWYQLMQSSQVYIDGSTEGSRFPRGSSNSSSEKKKGAGGGGPPQAPPPREGVVEGAEACPASEEALGRERGWPFWMGSPPDSVLAELRRSREREGPAAPPAENEEGASEPSPGGIKWGHLFGSRKAQREARPTNRLPSDWLSLDKSMFQLVAQTVGARREPEPKESLQEPLSPALPSSPPCEAQALCHHLATGPGQLSFHKGDILRVLGQAGGDWLRCSRGPDSGLVPLAYVTLTPTPSPTPGSSQN